Proteins from one Argopecten irradians isolate NY chromosome 15, Ai_NY, whole genome shotgun sequence genomic window:
- the LOC138309114 gene encoding cAMP-dependent protein kinase inhibitor gamma-like isoform X1, translating to MEKSSAEAKTMTEVECSHMEDFVNTGRTGRRNALADIQEDQNSAVSTAPITFDMDKLSCHDSSSSQTKPQQEEPPGASGQGQGS from the exons ATGGAAAAG AGTTCGGCGGAAGCTAAGACGATGACAGAAGTAGAGTGCAGCCACATGGAGGATTTTGTCAACACAGGCCGTACAGGGCGTCGTAACGCTCTGGCTGATATACAGGAAGATCAGAACAGTGCAGTCTCCACAGCACCCATCACATTTGACATGGACAAACtcagttgtcatg attcaTCTTCCAGTCAAACAAAACCCCAACAGGAGGAACCACCTGGAGCCAGTGGGCAGGGTCAAGGGTCATAG
- the LOC138309114 gene encoding cAMP-dependent protein kinase inhibitor gamma-like isoform X2 — MTEVECSHMEDFVNTGRTGRRNALADIQEDQNSAVSTAPITFDMDKLSCHDSSSSQTKPQQEEPPGASGQGQGS; from the exons ATGACAGAAGTAGAGTGCAGCCACATGGAGGATTTTGTCAACACAGGCCGTACAGGGCGTCGTAACGCTCTGGCTGATATACAGGAAGATCAGAACAGTGCAGTCTCCACAGCACCCATCACATTTGACATGGACAAACtcagttgtcatg attcaTCTTCCAGTCAAACAAAACCCCAACAGGAGGAACCACCTGGAGCCAGTGGGCAGGGTCAAGGGTCATAG